In the Astatotilapia calliptera chromosome 5, fAstCal1.2, whole genome shotgun sequence genome, one interval contains:
- the LOC113022576 gene encoding putative fidgetin-like protein 2 — MLSPVTPYSLLKMHWSPEHAAPLSQWPEQHLDVTSTTSPPSAHKHDPYATGPRRSYAPTSYPWASDDISALSASSLLKRYAEKYSGLDRPATGAYAEHGTFLKSDSEPWTLAQGMDCYPGLEALTGTKVAPASVGIPTTGSVTVVSSNLAPEPGFSGAGSCSAPSSQEYPPAYNSTYLSSGYCPQPSAALPPTPLHSLQAPPTLVSNYSPSPPVYNYPPGCYPQTSLSSGYSRPSASYLPSGISAPTPLAPRPTMVGGTYNYPSHSLGGTLETGVPLKRKAFEMTEERQEGAEVEGSRYRKYGNGNSHNKASDNGHGNGYDMSVPASDAQSFKSGKPLISPPYVRAGEYSPPSGLAGESVSGEHSFPQQQRMQMKISASHAHSEDPTGGH, encoded by the exons ATGCTCAGTCCTGTCACCCCATACA GTTTGTTAAAGATGCACTGGTCTCCGGAGCACGCCGCCCCTTTATCTCAGTGGCCTGAACAGCACTTAGATGTCACCTCCACCACCTCGCCACCGTCTGCCCACAAGCACGACCCCTACGCTACAGGTCCTCGCCGAAGCTACGCCCCTACAAGTTATCCTTGGGCCAGTGACGACATATCAGCCCTTAGTGCTTCTTCTCTGCTCAAGCGCTACGCTGAGAAGTACTCAGGCCTGGACCGCCCTGCTACGGGAGCTTACGCAGAGCATGGGACTTTCTTAAAATCAGACTCTGAGCCCTGGACTCTGGCTCAAGGCATGGACTGTTACCCTGGACTTGAGGCACTCACTGGCACCAAGGTGGCCCCTGCCTCTGTGGGGATCCCGACTACAGGAAGTGTAACAGTGGTGAGCAGTAATTTGGCCCCTGAGCCAGGCTTTAGTGGTGCTGGCTCGTGCAGTGCTCCATCATCTCAGGAATACCCTCCTGCTTACAACAGCACCTACTTGTCTTCAGGATACTGCCCTCAGCCCAGTGCAGCACTCCCACCAACCCCTCTACACTCTTTGCAGGCTCCACCTACTTTAGTGTCCAACTACAGCCCTAGCCCACCTGTCTACAACTACCCCCCAGGGTGCTACCCCCAAACCAGCCTGTCCTCGGGATACAGCCGCCCTAGTGCGTCCTACCTGCCGTCTGGGATTAGCGCTCCCACTCCTCTGGCCCCTAGGCCTACCATGGTGGGGGGGACTTACAACTACCCATCTCACAGCCTTGGAGGGACGCTCGAGACAGGTGTACCTCTGAAACGCAAGGCCTTTGAAATGACAGAGGAACGACAAGAGGGAGCAGAGGTGGAAGGATCTCGCTATAGAAAATATGGCAACGGGAACAGTCACAACAAAGCTTCCGACAACGGGCATGGCAATGGTTATGATATGAGTGTGCCCGCCTCAGATGCACAGTCTTTCAAATCTGGAAAGCCCCTCATATCACCCCCTTACGTCAGGGCAGGGGAGTACAGCCCGCCATCAGGCCTAGCAGGAGAGAGTGTATCGGGGGAGCACAGctttcctcagcagcagagaatGCAGATGAAGATATCTGCATCTCACGCACACTCTGAGGACCCCACTGGAGGGCACTAA